One window of the Anaeromyxobacter dehalogenans 2CP-C genome contains the following:
- a CDS encoding GAF domain-containing protein, with protein MAQFEIFVPATPPAHAADVVVLLEADSWLGALRAGVARIGGRHPANVLCDVRPGGAIHVTDPETGRAFRIQELPEAAVRPSRTPPPGAVPAAPRPRRPARDEITEKLPLPGAPRGGGTPEARPLPSRPPAAPIGREPAPRSPATAALLAEVARRVAALPGAGAEAGGGLGALLELALERTGCEAGSVFLLRPGERELSFAVARGPAADAILRRGVRVPVGAGVVGFCVQENVALAVSDVRQDPRFDDAVARAAGYEARSLLCTPIARGGRVLGAIEVMNKRGGELFDQQDVAVLALLADVAAARLP; from the coding sequence ATGGCGCAGTTCGAGATCTTCGTGCCGGCCACCCCGCCCGCCCATGCGGCGGACGTGGTCGTGCTGCTCGAGGCGGACAGCTGGCTCGGCGCGCTCCGGGCCGGCGTGGCGCGGATCGGCGGCCGCCACCCGGCGAACGTCCTCTGCGACGTCCGGCCGGGCGGCGCCATCCACGTGACGGATCCGGAGACCGGCCGCGCCTTCCGCATCCAGGAGCTGCCCGAGGCGGCGGTCCGCCCGTCGCGCACGCCGCCGCCGGGCGCCGTCCCCGCGGCGCCGCGGCCACGCCGGCCGGCCCGCGACGAGATCACCGAGAAGCTGCCGCTCCCCGGCGCGCCGCGGGGCGGCGGGACCCCGGAGGCCCGCCCGCTGCCGTCCCGGCCGCCGGCGGCGCCCATCGGCCGCGAGCCGGCGCCGCGCTCCCCCGCCACCGCGGCCCTGCTCGCCGAGGTGGCGCGGCGCGTGGCGGCGCTGCCCGGCGCCGGCGCCGAGGCGGGCGGCGGGCTGGGCGCGCTGCTCGAGCTGGCGCTGGAGCGGACCGGGTGCGAGGCCGGGTCGGTGTTCCTGCTGCGGCCCGGCGAGCGCGAGCTGTCGTTCGCGGTGGCGCGCGGCCCGGCGGCGGACGCGATCCTCCGGCGCGGCGTGCGGGTGCCGGTCGGCGCCGGCGTGGTGGGCTTCTGCGTGCAGGAGAACGTGGCGCTGGCGGTCTCGGACGTGCGCCAGGATCCGCGCTTCGACGACGCGGTGGCGCGGGCGGCCGGCTACGAGGCCCGCTCGCTGCTGTGCACGCCCATCGCCCGCGGCGGCCGGGTGCTCGGCGCGATCGAGGTGATGAACAAGCGCGGCGGCGAGCTGTTCGACCAGCAGGACGTGGCGGTGCTGGCGCTGCTCGCCGACGTGGCCGCGGCGCGGCTCCCCTGA
- a CDS encoding OmpA family protein, translated as MPLRLSPARALLPALLVSACAAGGQLRADVRAVRAELVEARGAGAERCAADELSDAEASLEEAERRLGRGEDGAARARVESAARSARRARELARTCAAPQVTIRKGEPAAQVIIEKTDGDLDGVPDLDDRCPEAPGPATLQGCPDADGDGVGDAEDACPAEAGPAETLGCPPAKDSDGDGIPDEIDRCPLDPEDADGFQEEDGCPDPDDDGDGIVDRVDACPHEQGPLENRGCPVMDADGDGVADPDDRCPEQAGVAADGCPRAYRLLEVGRDRIALREPVRFGARDDLLPSSAVLLDELAQALRDRPRLRVAVEVHTDGAGDAAASKRLSQARAEAVRAALAGRGIEGERVEARGIGAEHPIASNKTARGRAQNRRTEVRILPGG; from the coding sequence ATGCCCCTCCGCCTCTCCCCCGCTCGCGCGCTCCTGCCGGCGCTCCTGGTGTCCGCGTGCGCCGCCGGCGGCCAGCTCCGCGCCGACGTGCGCGCCGTGCGGGCCGAGCTGGTGGAGGCCCGCGGCGCCGGCGCGGAGCGCTGCGCCGCGGACGAGCTGTCCGACGCGGAGGCGAGCCTGGAGGAGGCCGAGCGGCGGCTGGGCCGCGGCGAGGACGGCGCGGCCCGCGCCCGGGTCGAGTCCGCCGCGCGCAGCGCCCGCCGCGCCCGCGAGCTGGCCCGGACCTGTGCCGCCCCGCAGGTCACCATCCGCAAGGGCGAGCCCGCGGCCCAGGTGATCATCGAGAAGACCGACGGCGACCTCGACGGCGTCCCGGACCTGGACGACCGCTGCCCGGAGGCGCCCGGCCCCGCGACGCTCCAGGGCTGCCCCGACGCGGACGGGGACGGCGTGGGCGACGCCGAGGACGCGTGCCCGGCGGAGGCGGGGCCGGCCGAGACGCTGGGGTGCCCGCCGGCGAAGGACTCCGACGGCGACGGGATCCCCGACGAGATCGACCGCTGCCCGCTCGACCCCGAGGACGCGGACGGGTTCCAGGAGGAGGACGGCTGCCCGGACCCGGACGACGACGGCGACGGCATCGTGGACCGCGTGGACGCGTGCCCGCACGAGCAGGGGCCGCTCGAGAACCGCGGCTGCCCGGTGATGGACGCGGACGGCGACGGGGTGGCCGACCCGGACGACCGCTGCCCCGAGCAGGCCGGGGTCGCCGCCGACGGCTGCCCGCGGGCGTACCGGCTGCTCGAGGTGGGGCGCGACCGGATCGCGCTGCGCGAGCCGGTGCGGTTCGGCGCCCGCGACGACCTGCTGCCGTCGAGCGCGGTCCTGCTCGACGAGCTGGCGCAGGCGCTGCGCGACCGCCCGCGGCTGCGCGTCGCCGTCGAGGTCCACACCGACGGCGCCGGCGACGCGGCCGCGAGCAAGCGGCTGAGCCAGGCGCGGGCCGAGGCGGTCCGGGCGGCGCTGGCCGGGCGCGGGATCGAGGGGGAGCGGGTGGAGGCGAGGGGGATCGGGGCCGAGCACCCCATCGCCTCCAACAAGACCGCGCGCGGCCGGGCGCAGAACCGGCGCACCGAGGTCCGGATCCTCCCGGGCGGATGA
- a CDS encoding GlsB/YeaQ/YmgE family stress response membrane protein, which translates to MGIIAWIVFGFVIGLIARAVVPGKQSLGFVMTTLLGIAGSLIGGLVASAFAGTSGTTFQTAGFIGSLVGAIVLLVIAGMVTTPRRRTV; encoded by the coding sequence ATGGGGATCATCGCCTGGATCGTCTTCGGGTTCGTCATCGGGCTCATCGCGCGCGCGGTGGTGCCCGGCAAGCAGAGCCTGGGCTTCGTCATGACCACCCTGCTCGGGATCGCCGGCTCGCTCATCGGCGGGCTGGTCGCGTCCGCGTTCGCGGGCACGTCCGGCACGACGTTCCAGACCGCCGGGTTCATCGGCAGCCTGGTGGGCGCGATCGTGCTGCTCGTGATCGCCGGGATGGTGACGACGCCGCGGCGGCGGACCGTCTAG
- a CDS encoding right-handed parallel beta-helix repeat-containing protein, whose amino-acid sequence MRRLAVVAAALALAACQVDVEGAACEVPGATAQCPSGQACGNDLRCSRRAAACDGGPCTPGQVTCSAGGDVVRCDGTGDAVCGGTWTQVADCGAGVRCGQRTPGADPECYCPDAAGGELWVDPVAGAPQGEPAPTGAREPAQCRYRALSDALARAAEGGGTSVIAAGAAPAVYPVAADLVIPPGVTLRGDDVPAAPAARILALGDGVAAAGVTLGAGSTLAGVTVRDDAAPDAAVAIRTACAAGDPARVADVAVAASREGGALAAGLRLEGACPVALERVTVSGAAGPGVAVVRELAVGAPVTAEDSVLEGNAQEGLRLGRGDVTLLRVTLASNGGAGLVAAAGADGRLTLEGCTVRDNGATGVVLEANTARVWIAGTRICRNAASPRGAFTTKRAVGGLYLAGNPPAAAQAVGFSGNAVHGNAGDQVLVSGSVTAWHLDAGADACGAGRNVFGEYAPSPARGLVADSAVVSARWNGWAGVVPAPGIDYEAITGVSAASVDAVTYCDPPAAAELVCE is encoded by the coding sequence ATGCGCCGCCTCGCCGTCGTCGCCGCCGCCCTCGCGCTCGCGGCCTGCCAGGTGGACGTGGAGGGCGCCGCCTGCGAGGTCCCGGGCGCCACCGCGCAGTGCCCCTCCGGCCAGGCCTGCGGCAACGACCTGCGCTGCAGCCGGCGCGCGGCCGCCTGCGACGGCGGGCCGTGCACCCCGGGCCAGGTGACCTGCTCCGCCGGGGGCGACGTGGTGCGGTGCGACGGCACCGGCGACGCGGTGTGCGGCGGGACCTGGACGCAGGTGGCGGACTGCGGCGCGGGCGTGCGCTGCGGGCAGCGGACGCCGGGCGCCGACCCGGAGTGCTACTGCCCGGACGCCGCCGGCGGCGAGCTCTGGGTGGACCCGGTCGCGGGCGCGCCGCAGGGCGAGCCGGCGCCGACCGGCGCGCGCGAGCCGGCGCAGTGCCGCTACCGCGCGCTCTCCGACGCGCTGGCCCGGGCCGCCGAGGGCGGCGGGACCTCGGTGATCGCGGCGGGCGCGGCCCCGGCGGTCTACCCGGTCGCCGCCGACCTGGTGATCCCGCCCGGCGTGACGCTGCGGGGCGACGACGTCCCCGCCGCGCCGGCGGCCCGGATCCTGGCGCTCGGCGACGGCGTCGCGGCGGCGGGCGTGACGCTCGGCGCGGGCTCGACGCTCGCCGGCGTCACGGTGCGCGACGACGCCGCGCCCGACGCGGCGGTCGCGATCCGGACCGCCTGCGCCGCCGGCGACCCCGCCCGCGTGGCCGACGTCGCCGTGGCGGCCTCGCGCGAGGGCGGCGCGCTCGCGGCCGGGCTCCGCCTCGAGGGCGCCTGCCCGGTGGCGCTGGAGCGGGTGACGGTCTCGGGCGCCGCCGGTCCGGGCGTGGCGGTGGTGCGCGAGCTGGCCGTGGGCGCCCCCGTCACCGCCGAGGACTCGGTGCTCGAGGGGAACGCGCAGGAGGGGCTGCGCCTCGGGCGCGGCGACGTCACGCTGCTGCGGGTGACGCTGGCCTCGAACGGCGGGGCCGGGCTCGTCGCCGCCGCCGGGGCGGACGGGCGCCTCACGCTCGAGGGCTGCACGGTCCGCGACAACGGGGCGACCGGCGTGGTGCTCGAGGCGAACACCGCGCGCGTGTGGATCGCCGGGACCCGCATCTGCCGGAACGCGGCCAGCCCGCGCGGCGCGTTCACGACCAAGCGCGCCGTGGGCGGCCTGTACCTCGCCGGCAACCCGCCCGCCGCCGCGCAGGCGGTCGGCTTCTCCGGGAACGCCGTCCACGGCAACGCCGGCGACCAGGTGCTGGTCTCGGGCAGCGTGACGGCCTGGCACCTCGACGCCGGCGCCGACGCCTGCGGCGCCGGGCGCAACGTCTTCGGCGAGTACGCGCCGTCGCCGGCGCGCGGCCTGGTGGCCGACTCCGCCGTGGTGAGCGCGCGCTGGAACGGCTGGGCCGGCGTCGTGCCCGCGCCGGGGATCGACTACGAGGCCATCACCGGCGTGAGCGCCGCGTCGGTGGACGCCGTGACGTACTGCGATCCGCCGGCCGCGGCCGAGCTGGTCTGCGAGTAG
- a CDS encoding PEGA domain-containing protein: MNRPWRLLPLLALLTASAASLPAAARADDVAAASAHFRKGSALYQQRQWRAAIAEFEAAYRLKPHGAIHFNVARCREQLEEWPGALRSYTDYLREVPDARDRAAVRAAIGRIEARLAAAGVQALLVYTDPPGAEVRIDGRPRGTTPFHLTLPPGPYALALALEGYAPVEQAVEVGASVSRVVEVVLRPSAAPAPAPSAAATRPASPGAATAPPAASRGGAAALPPPAPARPDLSARAPAASVPLAPAPQARPSRHRVYTWVAAGAAAAALTAGVLYGQSAQRKRDALVDGTPHDDAASLARDARSKARTANVLYGIAGAAGAAGVTLFFVEGTF; the protein is encoded by the coding sequence ATGAACCGACCCTGGCGCCTGCTCCCGCTCCTCGCCCTGCTCACCGCCTCGGCCGCCTCCCTCCCCGCCGCCGCGCGCGCGGACGACGTGGCCGCGGCGAGCGCGCACTTCCGCAAGGGCTCGGCGCTGTACCAGCAGCGGCAGTGGCGCGCCGCGATCGCAGAGTTCGAGGCCGCGTACCGGCTGAAGCCGCACGGCGCCATCCACTTCAACGTGGCCCGCTGCCGGGAGCAGCTCGAGGAGTGGCCCGGCGCGCTGCGCAGCTACACCGACTACCTGCGCGAGGTGCCCGACGCGCGCGACCGGGCCGCGGTCCGCGCCGCCATCGGCCGCATCGAGGCGCGCCTCGCCGCGGCCGGGGTGCAGGCGCTGCTCGTGTACACCGATCCGCCCGGGGCCGAGGTCCGGATCGACGGCCGGCCCCGCGGCACCACGCCGTTCCACCTGACGCTGCCGCCCGGCCCGTACGCGCTCGCGCTCGCGCTCGAGGGCTACGCGCCGGTGGAGCAGGCGGTGGAGGTCGGCGCGTCGGTCTCGCGGGTGGTCGAGGTGGTGCTCCGGCCCTCCGCCGCGCCCGCCCCGGCCCCGTCCGCCGCGGCGACCCGGCCGGCCTCGCCGGGCGCCGCCACCGCGCCGCCGGCCGCCTCGCGCGGCGGCGCGGCCGCGCTGCCGCCGCCCGCGCCCGCGCGCCCGGACCTCTCCGCCCGCGCGCCCGCCGCGTCGGTGCCGCTCGCGCCCGCGCCGCAGGCCCGGCCCTCCCGGCACCGCGTGTACACCTGGGTCGCCGCCGGCGCCGCCGCCGCGGCGCTCACCGCCGGCGTCCTGTACGGGCAATCCGCGCAGCGCAAGCGCGACGCGCTCGTGGACGGCACGCCGCACGACGACGCCGCCTCCCTGGCGCGGGACGCGCGCTCGAAGGCGCGCACCGCGAACGTGCTCTACGGGATCGCCGGGGCGGCCGGCGCCGCGGGCGTCACGCTGTTCTTCGTGGAGGGGACGTTCTGA